TTAAGCCAAATCGAACAGACGTACGAGCGAGAGCTACGAGGTTACCCACCGTACCATCCGCGGATGATGGTCAAGGTGCTGCTGTACGCCTACTGTAACGGCGTCTACTCCTCTCGCAAGATCGAACGCCGGCTGCAGGAGGACGTAGCCTTCCGCGTCCTTGCGGCCAACAACCAGCCCGACTTCCGGACGATCAGCGATTTCCGGAAGCGGCATCTAAAGGCCCTCTCCGACCTGTTCCTGCAAGTGGTCAAGATCTGCAAGAAGGCCGGACTGGTTCGCCTGGGTCATGTGGCCTTGGATGGCACCAAGATCAAGGCCAACGCCTCCAAGCACAAGGCGATGAGCGATAGCCGGATGGTGGAGGAAGAACAACGCCTGAAGGCGGAGATCGCAGAGCTGCTCCAGAAAGCCGAGCAAGCTGACCAGGCCGAGGATCACCGCTTCGGCCCACATCGTCGTGGGGATGAACTGCCCGAAGAACTCCGCTTCCGTGAGCGGCGGCTGGCCAAGATTCAAGAAGCCAAGGCTGCTCTGGAAGCCGAAGCGCGCCTGAGGGCCGGCGCTGACGAACATGAGCCTCCCGAGGAGCCGGGACCCAAGGGGCCCAAGGGCGGTCGTCGGCGGAAGCGGCCGAAGGCAGAACCCGCACCAACAGCGCAGCGCAACTTTACGGATCCCGATTCCCGGAT
The nucleotide sequence above comes from Symbiobacterium thermophilum IAM 14863. Encoded proteins:
- a CDS encoding IS1182-like element ISSyth1 family transposase, translated to MSKKTYRPYEPNQLLLLPPALQDWLPHDHFAYFLSDVVDSLDLSQIEQTYERELRGYPPYHPRMMVKVLLYAYCNGVYSSRKIERRLQEDVAFRVLAANNQPDFRTISDFRKRHLKALSDLFLQVVKICKKAGLVRLGHVALDGTKIKANASKHKAMSDSRMVEEEQRLKAEIAELLQKAEQADQAEDHRFGPHRRGDELPEELRFRERRLAKIQEAKAALEAEARLRAGADEHEPPEEPGPKGPKGGRRRKRPKAEPAPTAQRNFTDPDSRIMKGSDKQFIQGYNAQAVVDADTQIVVAAAVTNQAADAPHLIPMMEQVETNVDEMPEEVSADAGYFSEQNVQWLLQRRINPYIPPEKQRHSERRRAKSPRGPIPKGATLRDRMRRKLQLKRHAERYRKREQSIEPVFGQIKEARGFRQFHLRGLEAVNGEWLLVCLCHNLLKLYAFSQAA